The following proteins come from a genomic window of Chionomys nivalis chromosome 9, mChiNiv1.1, whole genome shotgun sequence:
- the Bub1 gene encoding mitotic checkpoint serine/threonine-protein kinase BUB1 produces the protein MEDVFRTFEAHMQSYQGNDPLGEWESFIKWVEENFPDNKEYLITLLQQLMKEFLDEKRYHNDSRFINYCLKFAEYNSDLHQFFEFLYNRGIGTKSSPLYIAWAGYLEAQGALQHASAVFQRGIQNQAEPKELIEQRYSLFQARLTKTHLPAQAATSEPLHSAQIVNQVMTTKSSPGKNSPCIPESLGPECSGVTPSSCDNKSNMQEQRVIVISKSECSVSSSVAPTADTQQVVMYCKEKLIRGDSEFSFEELRAQKYNQRRKHEQWVSEDRHYMKRKEAGAFEEQLLKQKMDELHKKLHQVVELSHKDLPASQNRPDVNPVCMGPNTCSQQGLRVPSLTSINQQTSDNSVQNPQNAPSVPHVVNTVNSALMIPAASQPALSIPGSGQSMTDSRCVSQSIHEFMPQSGPETKEVCETNKVASINSFHTTPNTSLGMVQATPSKVQPSPTVHTKEALGFIMNIFQAPTLPDISDDKEEWPSLDQNEDAFEAQFQKNAVSSGAWGVNKMSLPSTFPIFEDGNKENYGLPQAKNKPTGARTFGERSVSKFPSTSNEVPYTDELVDDSAERSTRFNKTLAPSSKTTGDFTSAALLSSIPFHKFLANSVQSPEDKENMVATQYTRVTLDSCKENVVDLSKDRKLGPTQEKFSASLDYPSQPAAGSVFTQDAVLGLETYKCTSTDLVTMEDLPDASTGLQVEWMQTSSLGNVNAPNFTIENPWDDELILKLLSGLSKPVSCYSNTFEWQCKLPAIKPKTEFQLGSFLIYVTHLLGEGAFAQVYEAVHGDENDTRSKQKCVLKVQRPASSWEFYIGMQLMERLKPEVHHMFIKFYSAHLFQNGSILIGELYSYGTLLNAINLYKNTPEKVMPQALVITFAIRMLYMIEQVHSCEIIHGDIKPDNFILGHTFLEQNNEDLATGLALIDLGQSIDMKLFPKGTAFTGKCETSGFQCPEMLSNKPWNYQIDYYGVAATVYCMLFGTYMKVKNEGGVWKPAGLFRRLPHLDMWEEFFHVMLNIPDCYHLPSLDLLRQKLRILFEQQYSNKIKTLRNRLIVLLSEYKRLRK, from the exons CACGTTTGAAGCCCATATGCAAAGCTACCAGGGCAATGACCCACTTGGGGAATGGGAAAG CTTTATAAAGTGggtagaagaaaattttcctgaCAATAAAGAATACTTGATAACATTATTGCAACAGCTAATGAAGGAATTTTTAGATGAGAAGAGGTACCACAATGACTCAAGATTCATCaattattgtttaaaattt GCTGAGTACAACAGTGATCTTCATCAGTTTTTTGAGTTTCTGTATAACCGGGGAATTGGAACCAAGTCATCTCCTCTCTATATAGCCTGGGCAGGCTATCTGGAAGCCCAGGGAGCGCTGCAGCATGCCAGTGCTGTTTTTCAGAGAGGAATTCAAAACCAGGCTGAGCCTAAAGAACTAATAGAGCAACGATACAG TCTATTCCAGGCACGTCTTACTAAAACCCATTTGCCAGCTCAAG CTGCAACTTCGGAACCTCTGCATAGTGCACAGATTGTAAACCAAGTCATGACAACAAAGTCAAGTCCAGGAAAAAACTCACCTTGTATTCCTGAGAGTCTG GGCCCAGAATGTTCTGGTGTGACACCATCCTCTTGTGATAACAAGTCAAATATGCAA GAACAAAGAGTGATTGTGATTTCCAAATCAGAGTGCTCTGTCAGCTCATCTGTGGCACCCACGGCTGACACTCAGCAGGTTGTTATGTACTGCAAGGAAAAGCTTATTCGTGGGGATTCAGAATTTTCCTTTGAAGAACTAAGAGCCCAGAAATACAATCAACGGAGGAAGCATGAGCAGTGGG ttagtGAAGACAGACATtatatgaaaaggaaagaagCTGGTGCCTTTGAAGAGCAACTGTTAAAACAGAAAATGGATGAACTTCACAAGAAATTGCATCAGGTGGTGGAGTTGTCTCACAAGGACCTGCCTGCTTCCCAGAACAGGCCTGAT GTTAATCCAGTATGCATGGGACCAAATACATGCTCCCAGCAGGGACTGAGGGTTCCAAGTCTTACATCCATCAATCAGCAGACCTCAGACAACTCAGTACAGAACCCACAGAATGCACCTTCGGTTCCTCATGTGGTAAATACTGTTAACAGTGCTTTGATGATcccagctgccagccagccagctctTTCTATTCCTGGAAGTGGCCAGTCAATGACAGATTCCAG GTGTGTGAGTCAAAGTATTCATGAATTCATGCCACAGAGTGGACCAGAAACGAAAGAAG TGTGTGAAACAAATAAGGTTGCCAGCATTAATTCTTTTCACACAACTCCAAACACGTCATTGGGAATGGTTCAAGCAACACCATCCAAAGTGCAGCCATCACCAACCGTGCACACCAAGGAAGCATTag GTTTCATCATGAATATATTTCAGGCTCCAACACTTCCTGATATTTCTGATGATAAAGAAGAGTGGCCTTCTCTAGATCAAAATGAAGATGCATTTGAAGCCCAGTTTCAAA aaAATGCAGTATCCTCTGGAGCTTGGGGAGTTAATAAGATGTCTTTGCCATCTACTTTTCCTATTTTTGaagatggaaacaaagaaaattatgg CTTGCCACAGGCTAAAAATAAGCCCACAGGAGCCAGGACCTTTGGAGAACGCTCTGTCAGCAAATTTCCTTCAACATCAAAT GAAGTGCCTTACACTGATGAGCTTGTGGACGATTCGGCAGAACGCAGTACTCGCTTCAACAAAACCCTGGCTCCCAGTTCTAAAACTACAGGAGATTTTACATCTGCTGCCCTGCTTTCATCTATACCATTCCACAAATTTCTAGCAAATTCAGTGCAGAGTCCAGaagataaag aaaatatgGTAGCTACACAGTATACACGTGTGACTTTGGATTcttgtaaagaaaatgtggtggaCCTCTCAAAGGACAGAAAGCTTGG TCCAACTCAAGAGAAATTTTCAGCATCTTTAGACTATCCTAGCCAGCCTGCCGCAGGCAGTGTATTCACTCAGGACGCAGTGCTTGGACTTGAGACTTATAAATGCACAAGCACTGACCTTGTGACCATGGAGGACCTACCAGATGCCAGCACTGGACTCCAAGTTGAATGGATGCAGACTAGTTCACTTGGGAATGTCAATGCTCCAA aCTTTACTATTGAGAACCCATGGGATGACGAATTGATTCTTAAACTTCTGTCTGGGCTTTCTAAACCAGTGAGTTGCTATTCAAATACTTTTGAGTGGCAGTGTAAACTTCCAGCCATCAAGCCCAAGACAGAATTCCAACTGG GTTCTTTCCTAATCTATGTGACTCACCTTCTTGGAGAAGGGGCCTTTGCCCAAGTCTATGAAGCTGTTCATGGAGATGAGAATGATACCAGAAGTAAACAGAAATGTGTTTTGAAG GTTCAGAGACCTGCCAGTTCCTGGGAATTCTACATTGGGATGCAGCTGATGGAGAGACTAAAGCCAGAAGTGCATCACATGTTCATCAAGTTTTATTCTGCTCACTTATTCCAGAACGGCAGCATATTAATAGGGGAGCTCTACAGCTATGGGACGTTACTA AATGCCATTAACCTCTATAAAAACACCCCTGAAAAAGTGATGCCCCAGGCTCTCGTCATCACCTTCGCTATCAGAATGCTTTACATGATTGAACAAGTCCACAGCTGCGAAATCATTCATGGAGACATTAAGCCAGATAACTTCATACTAGGACACAC ATTTTTAGAACAGAATAATGAAGATTTAGCTACTGGCTTGGCACTGATTGACCTGGGTCAGAGTATAGATATGAAACTTTTCCCTAAAGGAACTGCATTTACAGGAAAGTGTGAAACATCTGGTTTTCAGTGTCCTGAGATGCTCAGTAACAAGCCTTGGAACTACCAG ATTGATTACTATGGAGTTGCTGCAACAGTGTACTGTATGCTCTTTGGGACGTACATGAAAGTCAAAAATGAAGGAGGAGTCTGGAAGCCTGCAGGTCTTTTTAGAAG GCTTCCTCATTTGGATATGTGGGAAGAATTCTTTCATGTCATGTTGAATATACCAGATTGTTATCATCTGCCATCTTTGGATTTGCTGAGACAAAAGCTGAGGATATTATTTGAACAACAGTATTCCAACAAGATTAAGACCCTACGTAATCGGCTAATTGTGCTGCTCTCAGAATATAAGCggttgagaaaataa
- the Mtln gene encoding mitoregulin, producing MADVSERTLQVSVLVAFASGVVLGWQANRLRRRYLDWRKRRLQDKLATTQKKLDLA from the coding sequence ATGGCGGATGTGTCAGAGAGGACGCTGCAGGTGTCCGTGCTAGTGGCTTTCGCCTCTGGAGTGGTCCTCGGCTGGCAGGCGAATCGGCTGCGGAGGCGTTACCTGGACTGGAGGAAGCGGAGGCTGCAAGACAAGCTGGCGACAACTCAGAAGAAGCTGGACCTGGCCTGA